In a genomic window of Candidatus Bathyarchaeota archaeon:
- a CDS encoding glycosyltransferase, with translation MAKFLVVHPYLDIYGGGERVCHNVIKTLVNHGQDVELLTFDFDHAKYRDIVSEDVPKSVVVHSLGERIKVKPPFTIYKRHRNFVALLKKYRNQLDYDYLFSTQSSSPFEPVFLNKAKKNIAYVHFPEIHYDYAHSNLKRRLYLWLFKRWVEEGIDKLDMVLCNSNYTKEAITQYWKSHGVKEPVVVYPPVNLDKFWCEKPLSKRRRRVAYVARFIPAKRHEILKRLASDLPDVEFVSIGGVIEGDKPWLEAFQKDIPPNYTVKANLPGADLVETLQDSRMYVHLMEGEHFGIAPVEGLASGCLTLVHNSGGMKEFIPEEYRWNTYEDLKQKIVQSIDSQESWNVKRPELWRKIAELSPENFQNNTWTNIEHMLQQK, from the coding sequence TTGGCAAAGTTCCTTGTGGTGCACCCCTACCTTGACATTTACGGCGGCGGCGAACGCGTCTGTCACAACGTCATAAAAACCCTCGTCAACCACGGCCAAGACGTGGAGTTGTTGACTTTTGATTTTGACCATGCTAAATACCGTGACATCGTCAGCGAAGACGTCCCCAAATCAGTAGTGGTCCATTCGTTGGGGGAACGTATCAAAGTTAAGCCGCCCTTTACCATCTATAAACGTCACCGCAACTTTGTGGCACTCCTAAAAAAATACCGCAACCAACTAGACTACGATTACCTCTTCTCCACTCAATCCAGCTCACCGTTTGAACCTGTATTTCTCAATAAAGCCAAAAAAAACATCGCCTACGTGCATTTCCCAGAAATCCACTACGACTACGCCCATTCAAACCTCAAACGCAGACTGTACCTGTGGCTGTTTAAGCGTTGGGTCGAAGAAGGCATTGACAAACTTGACATGGTGCTCTGTAACAGCAATTACACCAAAGAAGCCATAACGCAGTACTGGAAAAGCCATGGAGTGAAAGAACCCGTTGTGGTGTATCCTCCTGTGAATCTGGATAAGTTTTGGTGCGAAAAACCACTATCGAAGCGGCGACGCCGAGTAGCGTACGTTGCACGCTTTATTCCAGCTAAACGCCACGAAATCCTCAAACGGCTAGCATCAGATTTGCCCGACGTTGAGTTCGTAAGCATTGGAGGCGTCATTGAAGGCGACAAACCATGGTTAGAAGCGTTCCAAAAGGATATACCGCCAAACTACACCGTGAAGGCTAATTTACCCGGCGCCGACCTCGTTGAGACGCTTCAGGATTCCCGCATGTATGTGCATCTGATGGAAGGCGAACACTTTGGAATTGCTCCTGTTGAGGGATTGGCGTCTGGATGTTTAACGCTGGTGCATAACAGTGGCGGCATGAAGGAATTCATCCCCGAAGAATACAGATGGAACACGTACGAGGACTTGAAGCAAAAAATCGTTCAGTCGATAGACAGCCAAGAAAGCTGGAATGTGAAACGCCCTGAGCTATGGCGCAAAATCGCCGAATTATCACCAGAGAATTTCCAAAACAACACCTGGACTAACATTGAACACATGCTTCAGCAAAAATAA